In Hyalangium minutum, a genomic segment contains:
- a CDS encoding KamA family radical SAM protein — protein sequence MQTTPPRGPAESGPASQPISYPTRREFLEPDWRRIPAYKDASSADWESSVWQRKHTIKNLRELKAALGSLLPDDLAESIERDQKERATMSLLLPPQMLNTMNLEDLWSDPVRRYMLPAFADRRTDWPNHPKASRDSLHEAEMWKVEGLTHRYPTKVLAEMLPTCPQYCGHCTRMDLVGNDVPQVPKHKFSIGPKERYEQMLDYLRRTPTVRDVVVSGGDIANLPIQQLEPFVSSLMDIPNIRDIRLASKGLMGIPQHFLQDSVLQGLDRLAKKAIERGVDLALHTHVNHAQQLTPLVGKAVRKLLDMGFRDVRNQGVLLRGVNDSAHALLDLCFTLLDHAKILPYYFYMCDMIPNSEHWRLSVDQAQKLQHDIMGYMPGFATPRIVCDVPFVGKRWVHQVAEYDREKGISYWTKNYRTGIEANDPEALTRKYEYYDPIDTLPESGQAWWRDQLKAA from the coding sequence ATGCAAACGACGCCCCCTCGTGGGCCGGCTGAGTCCGGTCCCGCCTCTCAGCCCATCTCCTACCCGACCCGCCGGGAGTTTCTGGAGCCGGACTGGCGGCGCATCCCTGCCTACAAGGATGCCTCCTCCGCTGACTGGGAGAGCTCCGTCTGGCAGAGGAAGCACACCATCAAGAACCTCCGCGAGCTGAAGGCGGCCCTCGGCTCTCTGCTCCCTGACGACCTGGCCGAGAGCATCGAGCGAGACCAGAAGGAGCGGGCGACCATGTCGCTGCTGCTCCCTCCGCAGATGCTCAACACCATGAACCTGGAGGACCTCTGGAGCGACCCGGTGCGCCGCTACATGCTGCCGGCGTTCGCAGACCGCCGCACCGACTGGCCCAACCATCCCAAGGCCAGCCGCGACAGCCTCCATGAGGCCGAGATGTGGAAGGTCGAGGGGCTCACCCACCGCTACCCCACCAAGGTGCTGGCGGAGATGCTCCCCACCTGCCCCCAGTACTGCGGCCACTGCACCCGCATGGACCTGGTCGGCAATGACGTGCCCCAGGTTCCCAAGCACAAGTTCTCCATCGGGCCCAAGGAGCGCTACGAGCAGATGCTCGACTACCTGCGCCGCACCCCCACGGTGCGCGATGTGGTGGTCTCCGGCGGCGACATCGCCAACCTGCCCATCCAGCAGCTCGAGCCGTTTGTCAGCTCGCTCATGGACATCCCCAACATCCGGGACATCCGCCTGGCCAGCAAGGGCCTCATGGGCATCCCCCAGCACTTCCTCCAGGACAGCGTCCTTCAGGGGCTGGACCGGCTCGCCAAGAAGGCCATCGAGCGCGGCGTGGACCTCGCGCTTCACACCCACGTCAACCATGCCCAGCAGCTCACCCCGCTCGTGGGGAAGGCCGTGCGCAAGCTGCTCGACATGGGCTTCCGCGATGTGCGCAACCAGGGCGTGCTGCTGCGCGGCGTGAATGACAGCGCTCATGCGCTGCTGGACCTGTGCTTCACGCTGCTCGACCACGCCAAGATCCTGCCGTACTACTTCTACATGTGCGACATGATCCCCAACTCGGAGCACTGGCGCTTGTCCGTTGATCAGGCCCAGAAGCTCCAGCACGACATCATGGGCTACATGCCTGGCTTCGCTACGCCGCGCATCGTCTGTGACGTGCCCTTCGTTGGGAAGCGCTGGGTCCATCAGGTCGCCGAGTACGACCGGGAGAAGGGCATCTCGTACTGGACCAAGAACTACCGGACCGGCATCGAGGCCAACGATCCCGAGGCCCTCACTCGCAAGTACGAGTACTACGATCCCATCGACACCCTCCCGGAGTCCGGGCAGGCGTGGTGGCGCGACCAGCTCAAGGCCGCGTGA
- a CDS encoding KamA family radical SAM protein: MDSSAQPGAAPAVAPSKSRAGRPPASAEGRRRLFPQATDAEWSDWRWHQRHAVRNLEQLERYVPLTPDERAGVQETAALFRIGISPYYLSLIDPEHPFCPVRMQSIPVRAEARIRPGELADPLGEDKTRPEEAIVHKYPDRVLFLALDTCSVYCRHCTRRRITKGGEAELSKEQMRRGIEYIRQHPEVRDVLISGGDPFLLSDTRLEELLAPLQEIPHVEMIRIGTRVPVCLPMRVTDSLARTLRKYAPVYVVTHFNHPKEVTPEAAEACERLVDHGVPVENQAVLMRRLNSDARIIQELSHALLRIRVRPYYLHQMDVAEGCEHLRTPIAKGVEILQQLRGFTTGLAVPHLAVDLPGGGGKVTLQPDYVVERGERETVFRNYKGQRYVYPEPEETDCSCPYDEVWRSRPR, from the coding sequence ATGGACTCGTCCGCCCAGCCCGGGGCGGCTCCGGCGGTGGCCCCATCCAAGTCCCGCGCGGGCCGCCCTCCCGCCAGTGCTGAGGGCCGGCGCCGGCTGTTCCCCCAGGCCACCGATGCCGAGTGGAGCGATTGGCGCTGGCACCAGCGCCACGCCGTCCGCAACCTCGAGCAGCTCGAGCGGTATGTGCCGCTGACTCCCGATGAGCGCGCCGGTGTCCAGGAGACCGCCGCGCTGTTCCGCATCGGCATCAGCCCGTACTACCTGTCGCTCATCGATCCCGAGCACCCGTTCTGCCCCGTGCGGATGCAGTCCATCCCCGTCCGGGCCGAGGCACGCATCCGCCCCGGCGAGCTCGCGGACCCGCTCGGCGAGGACAAGACCCGGCCCGAGGAGGCCATCGTCCACAAGTACCCGGACCGGGTGCTCTTCCTCGCGCTCGATACGTGCTCCGTCTACTGCCGACACTGCACCCGCCGCCGCATCACCAAGGGCGGAGAGGCCGAGCTCAGCAAGGAGCAGATGCGCCGCGGCATCGAGTACATCCGCCAGCACCCCGAGGTGCGCGATGTTCTCATCTCTGGCGGCGACCCGTTCCTGCTCAGCGACACCCGTCTGGAGGAGCTGCTCGCGCCCCTGCAGGAAATTCCTCATGTGGAGATGATCCGCATTGGGACCCGGGTGCCCGTGTGTCTGCCCATGCGTGTCACCGACTCGCTGGCTCGCACGTTGCGGAAGTACGCCCCCGTCTATGTGGTGACGCACTTCAACCACCCGAAGGAAGTCACTCCCGAAGCCGCCGAGGCCTGTGAGCGCCTCGTGGACCATGGCGTCCCCGTCGAGAACCAGGCCGTGCTCATGCGCCGGCTCAACTCGGACGCTCGAATCATCCAGGAGCTGTCTCACGCGCTGCTGCGCATCCGCGTCCGGCCGTACTACCTCCACCAGATGGATGTTGCTGAAGGCTGCGAGCACCTGCGCACGCCCATTGCCAAGGGCGTGGAGATTCTTCAGCAGCTCCGGGGATTCACGACTGGGCTCGCCGTGCCGCACCTCGCCGTGGATCTGCCCGGCGGCGGTGGGAAGGTCACGCTCCAGCCTGACTATGTGGTGGAGCGCGG